The following coding sequences lie in one Enterococcus sp. 9E7_DIV0242 genomic window:
- a CDS encoding ABC transporter permease, whose translation MFTHLYIYRLKVLLKNKPLMFWTFMFPVCMGIFFTAAFSSLDDQIYFDQVPVGIVQEGDNTQTTMFLETVKALENDGKKMLNPVSLTKKQAEKQLEDGDIYGYYVLATSGISLNLNQQGIQQSLLSVFLDQFQQAQKTVATLQQEAPELLATELAQSIGQQANFIQVANKTASKGSTKSFFFFTLVGMSCMFGFFWGLSNTNDEQANQSANGIRLSMAPQNKMSIVLANLAAAFTVFIVELYLILAIFHFVYQVDFGSRWNLILLTCTISAVTAIAMGTCIGNLLKGSLDQKISLGVTFQIVCSFLAGMMVPDIKYLISKHIPILGQINPVNLVSESLYKLYYYENIDSFYINLVCLAVLTVIFVLLSFMYERRAQYVSV comes from the coding sequence ATGTTTACACATTTATATATTTACCGGCTGAAGGTTCTATTAAAAAACAAACCTTTGATGTTCTGGACCTTTATGTTCCCAGTCTGTATGGGGATTTTCTTCACTGCTGCTTTCAGTAGTTTAGATGATCAAATCTATTTTGACCAAGTCCCTGTCGGCATCGTACAAGAGGGCGACAATACACAAACAACCATGTTTCTCGAAACAGTGAAGGCTCTTGAAAATGACGGAAAGAAAATGCTTAACCCTGTTTCACTGACAAAAAAACAAGCAGAAAAACAGCTTGAAGATGGCGATATCTATGGCTACTATGTCCTCGCTACTTCCGGTATCAGCTTAAATCTAAATCAACAAGGCATCCAACAAAGCTTGTTAAGTGTTTTTTTAGACCAATTTCAACAAGCACAAAAAACTGTGGCAACACTACAGCAAGAAGCACCTGAACTATTGGCGACTGAGCTGGCCCAATCAATTGGACAACAAGCAAATTTCATTCAAGTAGCGAATAAAACGGCTAGTAAAGGCAGCACAAAAAGCTTTTTCTTCTTCACTCTTGTGGGCATGAGTTGTATGTTTGGTTTCTTTTGGGGCTTATCCAATACAAACGATGAGCAGGCCAATCAGTCAGCGAATGGTATCCGCTTGAGTATGGCACCTCAAAACAAGATGAGCATTGTTTTAGCCAATCTTGCGGCGGCGTTCACGGTATTCATCGTAGAGCTTTACTTGATTCTAGCAATTTTTCATTTTGTTTATCAAGTCGATTTTGGGTCACGGTGGAACCTGATTCTGCTTACCTGTACAATTTCCGCAGTGACAGCAATCGCTATGGGTACGTGTATCGGTAATCTGTTAAAAGGGTCTTTAGATCAGAAAATTTCTTTAGGCGTAACCTTTCAAATTGTCTGCAGCTTCCTTGCCGGGATGATGGTTCCAGATATCAAGTACTTGATAAGTAAGCATATCCCGATTCTGGGACAGATTAATCCAGTCAACTTAGTCAGTGAAAGTCTTTATAAGCTCTATTACTACGAGAACATTGATAGCTTCTACATCAATCTTGTTTGTCTAGCCGTTTTGACGGTTATCTTTGTACTGTTGAGCTTCATGTATGAAAGGAGAGCCCAATATGTCAGTGTTTAA
- a CDS encoding ABC transporter permease, which yields MSVFKTFYYILRENKISILLGFAVSIGISFMYAGNLNANESSFSATESKIALFNKDDSPEASALTNYLKDTMDYVPFKGNQEAIDDALYFQELNYVVEIPKGFGASLQSGSSPMKLAVQVKAGSFNQVYVDNIINHYLSTYQFYTAAFPQKTADEISQLTIENITEKGQIHFDKNFNRLEKNQGTAGVFNVISYGLFMTIFSGISIVNLAFNRDEIQRRNSCSPLSKKRFSRQLMTSSLLFSGTVWLAFITYTLVYTRIGFNGYTPYFLLNSLLFLLAVIAFSIFITGLIKSPEMVGAVNNTFILGSSFIGGVFVPSEILPDVVNKVASFTPTYWYVRNNELIGGSLNLDSAFMKDFQFNSFILLIFALIFFLLAMLTKKERGGLKISLFKKATA from the coding sequence ATGTCAGTGTTTAAAACCTTCTATTATATTTTAAGAGAAAACAAAATAAGTATTCTTCTTGGTTTTGCGGTAAGTATCGGTATTTCCTTTATGTATGCCGGGAATTTAAACGCCAATGAAAGCTCTTTTTCAGCAACAGAATCAAAAATAGCCCTATTCAATAAGGATGATTCTCCTGAAGCTAGTGCCTTAACAAATTATTTGAAAGATACTATGGACTATGTTCCTTTCAAGGGAAATCAGGAAGCAATCGACGATGCTCTTTATTTCCAGGAACTAAACTATGTAGTAGAAATTCCAAAAGGATTCGGAGCGTCCTTGCAATCAGGAAGCTCTCCTATGAAGCTGGCTGTTCAGGTCAAAGCCGGCAGTTTTAATCAGGTATATGTCGACAATATCATCAATCACTATCTCTCGACTTATCAATTTTATACCGCTGCTTTTCCACAAAAAACAGCAGATGAAATCAGTCAACTGACCATTGAAAATATCACTGAAAAAGGGCAGATTCATTTCGATAAGAACTTTAACCGACTTGAAAAAAACCAAGGAACTGCTGGTGTTTTCAATGTCATTTCTTACGGTTTATTCATGACGATTTTCAGTGGGATCTCGATTGTAAACCTGGCCTTCAACCGTGATGAAATTCAGCGTCGGAATAGCTGTTCACCACTTTCCAAAAAGAGGTTCTCCCGACAATTGATGACCAGCAGTCTCTTATTTTCCGGTACAGTCTGGCTAGCATTTATTACCTATACCCTTGTCTATACTCGAATTGGATTCAACGGCTATACCCCATACTTTTTACTGAACTCACTTCTCTTTTTACTTGCGGTGATCGCCTTCAGTATCTTTATCACTGGGTTAATCAAAAGTCCTGAAATGGTTGGGGCAGTCAACAATACATTTATATTGGGCAGCTCTTTTATTGGAGGGGTTTTCGTCCCTTCTGAGATCCTACCTGATGTGGTAAACAAAGTAGCTTCTTTCACCCCAACCTACTGGTATGTCCGCAACAACGAATTGATTGGCGGCAGTCTAAACCTTGACAGTGCTTTTATGAAGGATTTTCAATTCAACTCGTTCATCTTATTGATATTCGCATTGATTTTCTTCTTGCTTGCCATGTTGACGAAAAAAGAACGTGGCGGGTTGAAGATTTCACTATTCAAAAAAGCAACTGCATAA
- a CDS encoding DUF1827 family protein, with the protein MKLVETPLHSNLDLSTLYPNVTGYLSGKKTIKYYKLYSLDRTQVIYMDVFDKINIVLVNSKKKISKQEIDYVIKRLLDATREDVTIYLDMKAKMEKKGFKPSRSAKDLILIQKDVVD; encoded by the coding sequence ATGAAACTAGTAGAAACACCGCTTCACAGCAATTTAGATTTAAGCACACTTTATCCAAACGTAACAGGCTACCTATCAGGGAAAAAAACAATCAAATATTATAAGCTGTATTCTTTGGATCGGACACAGGTTATTTATATGGATGTATTTGACAAAATCAATATTGTCCTGGTCAACAGCAAAAAGAAAATCTCGAAGCAAGAGATCGATTATGTGATCAAACGTTTATTGGATGCAACAAGAGAAGATGTGACTATCTATCTGGATATGAAAGCAAAGATGGAAAAGAAAGGGTTCAAACCTTCTCGTTCAGCAAAAGACCTTATTTTGATCCAAAAAGATGTCGTTGATTAG
- a CDS encoding MerR family transcriptional regulator, translating into MEYTIKKLAQLSGISTRTLRYYDEIELLKPARVNSSGYRIYGKQEVDRLQQILFYRSLDMKLDTIKEILEQQEFNFEIALEQHYQELTKKRRQIDQLLLTIEKSLSYHRGEIQMTDTEKFAAFKKEKLAENEQQYGSEIREKYGEKTIEASNKKWSNMSEEDFQAMTQTENELFANLKELAKTNELESDTAKKVYETHKKWLSYTWSSYSVEAHRGLADMYTADERFAAYYNERGGENTAELLCQAIKKYAI; encoded by the coding sequence ATGGAGTACACAATCAAAAAACTGGCCCAACTATCTGGAATCAGTACACGAACGTTGCGTTACTATGATGAAATTGAATTATTAAAACCTGCGCGGGTGAATTCATCAGGGTATCGGATTTACGGGAAACAAGAGGTTGACCGTTTACAGCAGATTCTATTCTATCGTTCATTGGATATGAAATTGGATACCATCAAGGAGATATTAGAGCAACAAGAGTTCAATTTCGAGATTGCCTTGGAACAGCACTATCAAGAGTTGACCAAAAAAAGAAGGCAGATCGACCAGCTTCTTCTGACAATCGAAAAATCATTAAGCTATCACAGAGGAGAGATTCAGATGACTGATACAGAAAAATTTGCTGCATTCAAAAAAGAAAAACTAGCAGAAAATGAACAACAATATGGCAGTGAAATTCGAGAAAAATATGGTGAAAAAACCATTGAAGCATCTAACAAAAAATGGAGCAATATGAGTGAAGAAGACTTCCAGGCAATGACACAGACAGAGAATGAACTATTTGCTAACTTGAAAGAATTGGCAAAAACAAACGAGCTTGAGTCAGATACAGCAAAAAAGGTTTATGAAACCCATAAAAAATGGTTGAGCTACACATGGTCAAGCTACTCAGTCGAAGCACATCGTGGATTGGCTGATATGTACACAGCAGATGAGCGCTTTGCTGCTTATTACAATGAACGCGGTGGCGAAAATACTGCCGAGTTGCTTTGTCAGGCAATAAAAAAATACGCAATTTAA
- a CDS encoding HelD family protein: MENTKEQQYLNNAVVAIKERIKVMEQTLDSNEESYKNMQKYTVDYKNELDKYEVYNFHQNMNYIDKRNILESGVLKKLEYQKETPYFAKIGFQFDGEKEQEDFYIGRFGFADKYGEQLIYDWRAPISSLYYDFNLGAAAYESFGKTFPGTIKLKRQYEIEGQELKWMVDTEESLNDEFLLKELGKNTSNEMKTIIHTIQKEQNEVIRNLKTKNLIIQGVAGSGKTSIALHRLAYLLYRQRETLTSEHVLILSPNRIFADYISTVLPELGEEDLQQVDITMLGKRFIDESIRVSSRQREVTELLENPSSDKSKNFRYKRSATFFEKALTHLETLKARLYAEDILLSEGIRIDREAIQSLVEQSREQALFPLIKTIAKILGKDLEKQQEKEQLNKVIEQQLKKRVAFKNSLQEYEDFLETLPEIYHSPIKNEYLNYCDLFPYLLFKLKIEGIEPTSTIKHLVIDEMQDYSLLQFYVLDQLFPNEKTICGDVNQNLTEENASFLNDLNHLLPKSSITEFHMSYRSSFEIIAFAKAFTTNQELTAIKRHGEPVVVQTVDGSEEKINEIRQSIAAFLSSERKTCGIICQSWKEVEVIEAELNDYPLNKFGEQTAKMAEGIILTTVQFAKGLEFDEVILSDITEKQLTEKSNAIYTSCSRALHKLTVLVTTKA; the protein is encoded by the coding sequence ATGGAGAACACAAAAGAACAGCAATACCTAAATAATGCGGTTGTAGCAATTAAAGAACGGATCAAAGTAATGGAGCAGACGCTTGATTCGAATGAAGAAAGTTACAAAAATATGCAAAAGTACACAGTTGATTATAAAAATGAACTAGACAAATACGAGGTCTATAATTTTCATCAAAATATGAACTACATTGATAAAAGAAATATATTGGAATCTGGTGTGTTGAAAAAGCTGGAGTACCAGAAAGAGACGCCTTACTTTGCTAAAATCGGTTTTCAATTCGATGGAGAAAAGGAGCAAGAGGATTTCTATATTGGCCGGTTCGGCTTTGCGGACAAGTATGGCGAACAGCTGATATATGATTGGCGTGCACCGATCTCCTCTTTGTACTATGATTTTAATCTTGGCGCCGCAGCCTATGAATCGTTTGGGAAAACTTTCCCCGGAACGATCAAGCTAAAAAGACAATACGAAATAGAAGGGCAGGAATTAAAATGGATGGTGGATACAGAAGAATCTCTAAATGATGAGTTTCTGCTGAAAGAGCTAGGTAAGAATACATCCAATGAAATGAAGACGATCATCCACACGATTCAAAAAGAACAAAATGAAGTTATTCGAAATTTGAAAACGAAAAATTTGATCATCCAAGGTGTTGCGGGCTCTGGAAAAACCTCGATTGCCCTTCACCGGTTAGCCTATCTTCTTTATCGGCAAAGAGAAACCCTGACCTCTGAACATGTGTTGATTCTATCGCCAAATCGAATTTTCGCCGACTACATTTCTACCGTACTGCCTGAGTTGGGGGAAGAAGATTTACAGCAGGTGGATATTACCATGTTGGGCAAACGATTCATTGATGAGTCGATTCGTGTATCAAGTCGACAAAGAGAAGTAACAGAGCTGTTAGAAAATCCAAGCTCAGATAAAAGTAAAAATTTCCGCTACAAACGCTCAGCAACATTCTTTGAAAAGGCACTGACACATTTGGAAACGTTGAAAGCTCGCCTGTATGCGGAGGATATTCTGCTGTCGGAAGGAATAAGGATAGACCGCGAAGCTATTCAGTCACTTGTTGAACAAAGCCGAGAGCAAGCATTGTTTCCACTGATAAAAACAATCGCGAAAATTTTAGGAAAAGACTTGGAAAAGCAGCAGGAAAAAGAGCAATTAAATAAAGTAATCGAGCAGCAATTGAAGAAACGTGTAGCATTCAAAAATAGCTTACAGGAATACGAGGACTTTCTCGAAACACTGCCAGAAATATATCATAGCCCAATCAAAAATGAATATCTGAATTACTGTGATCTGTTTCCGTATCTTTTATTCAAGCTGAAAATCGAAGGGATCGAACCGACGTCAACAATCAAACATTTGGTCATCGATGAAATGCAGGATTATTCCTTGCTGCAATTCTATGTCTTGGATCAGCTTTTTCCAAATGAGAAGACGATTTGCGGAGATGTGAATCAAAATTTAACAGAGGAGAATGCATCCTTTTTAAATGACTTAAACCATTTACTTCCAAAAAGCAGCATAACAGAATTTCACATGAGCTATCGTTCCAGCTTTGAGATCATTGCGTTTGCTAAAGCCTTTACGACCAATCAGGAATTGACAGCCATAAAGCGTCACGGCGAACCGGTCGTAGTTCAAACAGTTGATGGGTCAGAAGAAAAAATAAATGAAATTCGGCAATCGATTGCAGCATTTCTGTCCAGTGAGCGTAAAACCTGTGGCATCATCTGTCAAAGCTGGAAAGAGGTAGAGGTAATTGAGGCGGAATTGAACGATTATCCGTTGAACAAATTTGGTGAACAGACCGCTAAAATGGCTGAGGGAATCATCCTCACTACGGTACAATTTGCAAAAGGCCTTGAGTTTGACGAAGTCATTCTTTCAGATATCACAGAGAAGCAGCTGACAGAAAAAAGTAATGCCATCTATACCAGTTGTTCCCGGGCACTGCATAAGCTGACGGTTTTAGTAACAACCAAAGCTTAG
- a CDS encoding MerR family transcriptional regulator: protein MYTVYEVQKRTKTTIKTLRHYHKEGLLVPDKISEAGYRYYSEKNIQRLKDISIFRELGFSLKEIEEVLVASKQEIYCIQQKLIEKKMNLYKEIMKKNDSQPLNFDQTVALTGMLSQCKKIVD from the coding sequence ATGTATACAGTGTATGAGGTTCAAAAACGAACAAAGACAACAATTAAGACACTCAGGCATTACCATAAAGAAGGGCTGCTGGTTCCAGATAAAATATCAGAAGCCGGTTATCGGTATTATAGCGAGAAAAACATTCAGAGATTGAAGGATATTTCAATTTTTCGAGAGCTGGGCTTTTCACTAAAGGAGATAGAAGAAGTGCTAGTTGCTTCCAAGCAAGAAATCTATTGTATTCAACAGAAATTGATCGAAAAGAAAATGAATCTATATAAAGAAATTATGAAAAAAAATGATTCTCAGCCACTCAATTTTGACCAAACTGTTGCGTTAACAGGTATGCTTTCTCAATGTAAAAAAATAGTTGATTAG
- a CDS encoding ABC transporter permease — protein sequence MKTFWLLYKSEAKLSVREMSSIIFGIFVPIGVVVLMALMDSSNEALNLNFASVSTVGICSAGVMGLPLALSSYRERKILKRYQVTPISPLQLLLAHLLFCFTISIVSMLLLLVILVVFFDFHYMGSWLQFIPAYLLVMTAIHAIGLIVASLSPSEKMTGTINSAIFFPMFFLSGATVPYEMLPEGLQKAANIMPLTQGIKLLKAITFHETANIPYIVLLLSAISLIGLFIAIRFFRWE from the coding sequence ATGAAAACATTCTGGCTGTTATATAAATCGGAGGCTAAACTTTCTGTAAGAGAAATGTCTTCAATCATTTTTGGTATTTTTGTACCGATTGGGGTCGTTGTGTTGATGGCACTTATGGATTCAAGTAATGAAGCATTGAATCTTAATTTTGCTTCAGTTTCAACAGTAGGAATCTGTTCAGCTGGTGTGATGGGATTACCGTTGGCGCTATCCTCGTATAGAGAGAGGAAGATATTGAAACGCTATCAAGTAACACCGATCAGCCCCCTACAGCTGTTGCTTGCTCATCTCCTGTTTTGCTTTACGATCAGTATCGTGTCTATGCTACTGCTTTTAGTGATTCTGGTTGTTTTCTTTGATTTTCATTACATGGGCTCTTGGTTGCAATTTATCCCAGCCTACTTGCTAGTGATGACGGCGATTCATGCAATTGGTCTGATAGTCGCAAGTCTGTCACCAAGTGAGAAAATGACTGGAACCATTAATTCAGCTATTTTCTTTCCCATGTTCTTTTTATCCGGTGCAACAGTTCCTTATGAAATGTTGCCAGAGGGGCTTCAAAAAGCGGCAAATATTATGCCATTGACTCAAGGAATCAAGCTTCTTAAAGCGATAACGTTTCACGAAACAGCAAATATCCCTTACATTGTTCTTCTATTATCAGCGATTTCTTTGATTGGGCTTTTCATTGCTATCCGCTTTTTCCGATGGGAATAG
- a CDS encoding ABC transporter ATP-binding protein: MKNYDSDEAVVVQDLVKTFGTKVAVDQLSFSVKKGTIFGLLGHNGAGKSTTIDCILGTQRYDHATIRLLGKNPLKERKELFQSVGVQFQESAFQSQLKVKEICEITHSLYRTPINWQNMLDEFGLSEKLNAFLSTLSGGEKQKLCIILAIMGNPEIIFLDELTTGLDPSARREVWRYLLLLKERGVTIFLTSHYMDEVEKLCDQILIIKNGRALASGTVAEVISQSGKETMDEAFLSLIGEEL, from the coding sequence ATGAAGAATTATGATAGCGATGAAGCGGTCGTAGTACAAGATTTAGTCAAAACATTTGGAACAAAAGTAGCGGTTGACCAGTTAAGCTTTTCCGTAAAAAAAGGAACGATCTTTGGGCTGTTAGGTCATAATGGGGCGGGAAAATCTACGACGATTGATTGCATTCTCGGTACGCAACGCTATGACCATGCCACAATCAGATTATTGGGAAAAAATCCTTTGAAGGAAAGAAAAGAACTGTTTCAATCTGTCGGCGTTCAGTTTCAAGAGTCGGCCTTTCAAAGTCAATTGAAGGTCAAAGAGATTTGTGAAATCACTCATTCGCTCTATCGAACCCCCATTAACTGGCAGAACATGCTGGATGAATTTGGTCTTTCAGAAAAGCTCAATGCGTTTTTATCTACTCTTTCAGGTGGAGAAAAACAAAAGCTATGTATCATTTTGGCGATCATGGGAAATCCAGAAATCATTTTTCTAGATGAATTGACGACTGGACTTGATCCGAGTGCAAGGAGAGAGGTTTGGCGGTATTTACTGCTCTTGAAGGAGCGTGGTGTGACGATTTTCCTGACTTCCCATTATATGGATGAGGTAGAGAAGTTGTGTGATCAGATCTTGATTATCAAAAATGGACGAGCTCTTGCTAGTGGGACAGTTGCTGAAGTCATTAGTCAAAGTGGAAAAGAGACAATGGATGAAGCCTTTTTATCTTTGATTGGGGAGGAATTATAA
- a CDS encoding MerR family transcriptional regulator: MEVSIIKTYKTAEVAKIVGLHANTIRRYEEWGLIPTPERAENGYRLFTEYHIEVIKIARVAFQIEVLQSGLRRQMVEVIKALATYSFKEAQIFVDDYIAMADQEIKQATEAIDIVESSLAGKNEALHVELTRSEAADFLCITTDALRNWELNGLLSVRRMRNGYRVYTEDDLQRLKIIRTLRSAKYSLESILRLLNALDNRQAANIKAILDTPNSSEDIISVCDKLLTSLEQAKANARKIKKEIATLAQNYADSSSAK; this comes from the coding sequence TTGGAGGTATCTATTATCAAGACATACAAAACCGCAGAGGTCGCAAAAATTGTAGGCCTACATGCCAATACGATACGTCGCTATGAAGAATGGGGCTTGATTCCTACACCAGAACGAGCCGAAAATGGCTATCGGCTCTTTACGGAATACCATATTGAGGTGATTAAAATTGCACGTGTGGCTTTTCAAATTGAAGTCTTGCAATCTGGCTTAAGAAGACAAATGGTTGAGGTAATCAAAGCTCTGGCAACTTATTCGTTCAAGGAAGCGCAGATATTCGTTGATGACTATATTGCAATGGCTGATCAGGAAATCAAGCAAGCAACTGAAGCGATTGACATTGTTGAAAGTAGTCTGGCAGGGAAAAACGAGGCCCTACATGTTGAGCTGACAAGAAGTGAAGCGGCAGATTTTTTATGCATCACGACAGATGCTTTGCGGAATTGGGAGCTGAATGGGCTGCTTTCTGTTCGTCGAATGAGAAATGGTTATCGCGTCTATACAGAAGACGATCTACAACGATTGAAAATTATCCGTACGTTGCGTTCAGCAAAATACTCGCTTGAATCAATTCTGCGTCTGTTAAATGCACTCGACAACAGACAAGCAGCCAATATAAAAGCAATTCTTGATACACCCAACTCTTCTGAAGATATCATCAGCGTCTGCGACAAGCTGCTTACTTCCTTAGAGCAAGCGAAAGCCAATGCACGCAAAATAAAAAAAGAGATTGCTACTCTTGCACAAAACTATGCTGATTCATCCTCAGCTAAATAA